AAAACCGAGATTCTTTAAGTAAAGGAGAATGGTTTCATCCTCTATCCCCTCGGCAATGGCCTGGAGCCCCAGGGCCTGGGCCAAGGCTAAGACGGCCCCTACCACCCGGGCGGGGGGGCTTTGGGGGTCGGGCGGGATGCCCAGGCGCTGGGTGAAGGCCTGGCCCAGCTTGACCCCGTCCACGGGAAGCTCGGCCAAACGCTCCAGGCTGGAGTAGCCTGAGCCGAAGTCGTCCAGGAAGATGCTTATGCCCAGAGCCTTGAGGGCCTCGAGGGCCCGGGTGGCATCCCTGCCCCGCTCGTCGGGGATCAGGGTGGTTTCCGTGATCTCCAACACCAGGCGGCCAGGCGGACAGGAAGTTTCCTCCAGGGCTTCCGCCACCCGAAAGGCATAGGTGGGGTCCAGGAGCTCCTGGGGGCTCACGTTCACATGCACCTTTAGGCCGTGCCGGTCCAGCTCCCGGCAAGCCTGGCGGCCTGGCGGAGGACCCACTCGCCCAGCTCGGGCATGAGGCGGTGGCGTTCCGCCAGGGGGATGAACACGGAAGGCGGGGCCAGGCGCCAGCGCACGAGGGCCTCGAGGGCCACCCGCTTCCCCGTGCGCAGGTCCACGATGGGCTGGTAGGCCAGCCAGAGGCCTTCTCCCCGCTCTAGGTCCTGCCTTAGCGCCTCCAGGAGGTTCATCTCCTGCCGGAGGGCTTCTTGCAACTGGGGTTCAAAGAAGGCGAGCCGGTCCTTACCCTCCCCCTTGGCCCGGTACAGGGCCAGGTCCGCCCGCTTGAGCAGCTCCCCCGGGGAAAGGCCGGGTTCCCCCAGGGCAATGCCCAGGGAGGTGGAGAGGTGGTAGGTCCGTGCTCCCATGGCGATGGGGATGCGGGCTACCTCCAGAAGCCTTTCGGCGATGCGCACGGCCTCGGCAGAAGTTTTAAGGCCCGTGAGGAGGACCAGGAACTCGTCCCCTCCTTGCCGGGCCACCAGGTCCCGGGGTCGGAGGGCGGCCCGCAGGCGGGCGGCCATGACCCGGATCACCTCGTCCCCGGCGGCGTGCCCGTCCAGGTCGTTCACCAGCTTGAGCCCGTCCAGGTCCAGGTACATGACCGCCAGATGCGGGCCCTCCTCCTTCAGGGCTTGGGCCAGCTTTTCCAGGAAGAAGAGGCGGTTGGGCAGGCCCGTTAAGGGATCGTGGTAGGCCAGGTGCTGGATCTGGCCTTCCAGCTCCAGCCTTCTCAGGAGGAGGCCGAGCTGGCTGGCGAAGGCCTGGGCCAGCTCCAGGTCCAGGGGGGTGAAAGCATCCTCCCGCTCAAAGTTGTCCAGGTACAAAAAGGCCTTGCGCTCCCCTGCCAGGTACACGGGGACGGAGAGGATGGCCTTGATCTCCCGGACCCGGCCGGCCTCCTCCATGACCTTCCGCCTCCTTTCGTCCAGGTGGGTGTCAAAGCGTTCCAAGTCCTTCCAGGTGAAGACCTGGGCTCCCTTGTGGCCGGTAGGGGAGAGGGGTTCGTCGGGGCGCAGGCACACCTGGCGGAGGGTCTCCAGGTCGTATCCTTGAGCGGCGACGAAGTGGTAGCAGCCGTCCTCCAGGAGGACGGTGACGCTTCCTGCCTGGGCCGCGGGGACTGTTTCCAAGGCGGCCTCGAGGATCAAGCCAAAGATAGACTCGGAAAGCCCCTCGGCCATCAGGGTTTCGTAGACCCGGAGGAGGTTTTTGCGGAAGAGGTTCCAACGGGCTTCCCGGGCTTCCGCCTCCTCCTTGGCCGTGAGGTCCACGCCCAGGGCCAGCACCTCCAGGACCTCCTGCCCGGGGCCCGGTAGCGCCAGAAGGCTCCACTCCACCACCCGCCCTTCATGGGTCCTCAAGGTGTGGAGGTGGTTTGGAGCCCCGAGGGCCTTGGCCACGGGTAGGAATATTCCTTCCGGGAAGGCCTGCTTGAAGGTGGCGTTGGCGTAGAGAAGGCGTCCTTCCCGATCCAGGCGGGCCAGGTACAGGGGGGAAGCTTCCAAAAGGCGCTCGAGGCCACGGGCCCTTTCCCAAAGCTCCAGGGCCCGGGCCAGGGCCTCGGCCACCAGGCGCAGGAAGGCCTCCTCTTCCGGGGCGAACTCCCTTATCCTCTGGCAGTCGTCCACCCCCAGGAATCCCCAAAGCTTTCCCTCTACCCATATGGGCACCACCAGGAGGCTTTGGATCTCCTGGGCCTCGAGGAGGGGCCGCTCCTCCTCGGGGAAGGAGGCCACGGGCCCCGCCACCGCCCGGTCCTCCAGGAAGCGGTCCAGCCAGCGCCCGTAGCCTTTTTCCCGCATGGGGAGGTTTTGCAGCTCAGGGTTCTGGATCTGAGGGGTGGCATCGGACCCCGCCCACTCCGAAAGCTGGCTGGCGTACCAGATGCCCTGGCGCTCCTCGAGGCGGAAGAGGTAGGCCCGGTGGGCCCTAAGGGCCCGCCCCACCTGCTCCAGGGCCTGGGGAAGCCCCTTAACCCCCTGGCGCAGCAGGGGAAGAAGGGCTTGGGATGGACCTAGGCCCCAGCTTTTGTCCATGGCTAGGCCTGGTCCAGTATACAGCTTCTTGGTGGGGGTTCAAGCCACCATGACCTGGCCCCGGGCCTTGGCCTCGTACATGCGGGTATCGGCGGCGGAGAGGAGCTCGTCCGGGGTGCTGCCGTCCTCCGGGTAGCTGGCCACCCCGATGTTCACCCCTAAGCAGAGGCCGTTAAAGCAAAGGTCCTGGATGGCCTTGGCGTAGCGGAGGGCAACCGCTACCGCTCCCTTCTTGGAGGTGTGGGGGAAGATGGCGGCGAACTCGTCCCCACCCCAGCGGAAGAGGCGGTCGCCGTTGCGCCTTTCCCGTTCCAGGGTCTCGGCCACCTTCATGAGGGCCAAATCCCCCACGGCGTGCCCGAGCCGGTCGTTCACCGCTTTGAAGCCCTTGAGGTCTAGGATCATCAAGGAAAGGGGATAGCCGTAGCGCTCGGCCCGCTTGAGCTCCTCTTCCAAAAAGCGGTCAAAGGCCCGGCGGTTCCCGAGGCCGGTGAGGTAATCGGTCAGGGCGGATTCCTCCAGGAGCTTCCGGCTACGGCTTTCGTGGAGCAGGCTGGCCAGGGGGGCGGCGAAGAAGCGGGCGGCCTCCAGGGAATCCTCACCAAAAGCCCGAGGGTCATGTAGGTTGTCCAGGTTGAGATAGGCCAGCACCTCCCCTTTGTAGGGGATGGGGAGGCAGAGGTTGGCCTTGATCTCCGGCGCTTTGCCCGCGGCGTCGATGATCTCGGGCGGGGCGGTCTGGTGGCTGATCTCGGCGATGGGCCGCTCTTCCAAGCTCATGATGCGGGGCTCCCCCTGGCAGGCCCGTTCCGCTCCCAGGCCGTACCAGAGAAGCTGGTCCTCCTGGCTGAAAGTGACGGTTTGCAACCCCTCGAGGTCATAGCCCAAGGCTGCCTTGTAATGGTAGGCTCCTTCCTCCCACACCAGAAGGCTTCCCGCTTCCGAACCCGGCACCTGGCGGACGGCTTCTTCCAGGATGCGTCCGTAGAGTTCTTCGGGAGGTTTCTCCAAAAGCTCCAGGAAAAGCCGGTTTACGCTTTCGTGCCGGTCCTTCTCCGTAAGCCGTTCCATCCCCAGGCCCAGGGTGCGGCAGGCCAGGAGGAGGAGCTCCACCTCCGCCTTGCGCCAAAGTCGCTCCTCCTTCTTTCCCAAAACCAGCACCCTCCGGCTCCGTGGGGCCTTGGAGGAGGGGATGGGCAAGGCAGCCAGGGTGCGCCAGTCCAGGGCCTTAAGCGGGGGTATGGCCTGGGGTTCCTCCGCATAGCGGGCGGTGAAGAGGGGGCTTTCCCGATGGTAGACCTCCCAGGCCAGGCCCTGGCCATAGGGGAGGCCTTCTCTTAGCACCTGGAGCAGGGCGGGGTCGTCCACACCCTGATGGGCCAGGGCCTCCATATGGGCTCCCCGGGCTTCCCAAAGGACGCCGATTTCCAGGTCCAGGGCCTCGAGGAGTAGGGCCAGGGCTTTCTCCGCCGCTTCCTTCAGGGTGGTGGCGCTTTGCAAGCGTAAGGAAAGCTCGCTTATTAGCCTTCGTTCCTCCAGGTCGGCGAGCCGGTCCAGCTGGAGGCTTACCGCCTGGGCGAAGCGCTTAAGCCCTTCCACTTCCTCAGGGGCGAAGGGTTGAGGCCGTTCCAGATTGAGCACGGCCACCACTTCACCGCGCTCCCAAAGGGGCAAGGCTAGCTCAGCAAGGGTTTGGAGGCCAGGTGCAGGGATGTAGGAGGGTTCCTTTCGCACGTCGGGCACGTGGATGGGCCGGGCTTCCTGTAGGGCGCGGCCCAGGACTCCCGTGGCCGGTACCTCTTCCAGGGCTAAGGGGGGAACGCTGGCAAGGAGGTGGAAGCCTAGGCTGGTGGGTATCCAAACCCCCACATGCCCCCCGGCTCCCAAAGCAGCCAGGCGCTTGGGAAGGCTTTCCAGAAGGGCTTGGCGGCTTTCCGCCTGGGGCAGGGCTTCGAGGGCCTCGGCCAGAAACCGCTGGTTCTTGGCCAGGGCCTTGGCCTGGCGGTGAGCCTTTCGCAGGCTTTCGCCGACGCCGTGGGCCAGCCAGGCGGAGAGGAGGAGGAGGGCCAGGGCCACGAGGTCAAACCCGGGGAAGAGGAAAAGAAGGAGCGTGGAAACCCCGGCGGCCAGGAGCCCCCACCCCAAGCCGTGCATGCTGGCGGTGGAGGCGGTGAAGATCATGAGCCACGGCAAAATGTAAGGACCGGTGTAGCCCAAAATCCCCGCCAGGAGTCCCAAGAAGATGGAGCCCAAGGCGATTGCGGGGTAGGGCAGAGCCATATTTGTCTATCCTAAGCAGGAAGCCCTGAGTTTGCCTAGGGGGTGGGGGCCAGGGCCAGGTAGCCCAGGGCTCTTTGGGCCGCTTTACGGCCAGAGCGCACCACCTCGGGGAGGCCCACCCCCTCCAGGTAGTTCCCCGCCAAAAAAAGGCCCGGGGCCTTGAGAAGGCTCATTTCCAGCCTTTCCATGCGCTCCAGATGCCCCACCCGGTAGGCGGGCATGCCCTCGGGGAAGCGGAAGACCCAGGTGCGCTCCGCCCGCACCTCCTGGCCCAGAAAACGGCGGAGGTCCTCCAGGGCCACCCGGGCAAGCTCCGCCTCGGAAAGCCGAGCCACCTCCCCGGAAAAGTAGGCCCGCACCAGGCTGAACCCTTCCGGGGCCCTCCCGGGCCATTTCTGGTGCGTCCAGGTAAACCCCCTGGCCCTGTAGCCCTCCCCCTTGGCGATGAGGAGGCCATGCCCCGCTACGGGAAGCGCTTCTTTAAAGGCCAGGCTCACCGTGGCCGCCGGGGTGTGGGGAATCCCCTTGAGAAGGGCCGTGGCCTCGGGGAGGAAGGGCCTTAGCAGGTGGGCCGCCACGGGGGCGGGGGTGGCCAGGACCACTGCCTCCACCTCCAGGGGTCCCCTGGGGGTGTGGAGGCGGTACCGGCCCCCTAGGGGCTCGAGGGCCAGGACGGGTGTGCCCAGGAGGGTTTTCCCCGCCACCTCCTCGGCAAGCTTCCGCGTTAGGGTGGAAAGCCCCTCCTGGAAGGAGAAGAACAGGCTTCCCCCTTCCCGGCTTCCCCGAGCCCTTCTCGCCCGCATGGCCCCCAGGATGAGGCTTCGGTGCTTCCGCTCCAGGTCCAAAAGCTGGGGGAAGGCCGCTCGCATGGAAAGCTCCTCGGGCTCCCCTCCATAGATGCCTCCCGCCAGGGGTGCCACCAGGGCGGCGAAGACCTCGGGGCCAAACCTCCGTTCCACGAACTCCTTAAGGCTTTCGTCCTCCTTGGCCCCCCGGGGGAGGAAGAGGTCGTATAGGGCCCTGAGCTTCCCGGAAAGGGAGAGGAGGGAGGTGCGGTAAAGGCCCTTGAGGTCCCCGGGCACGATTTGCAAAAGCCCCTCGGGGAGGGGATGGGCCTTACCCTTGCGCAGGATCCACGCTGCGGGTTTGGCGGGGAGGGTCCCTATGGGCGTGAGGCCGAAGCGCTCCCCTAACTCCAGGACCTCCTTCTTGTACCGCACGCTGGCGTCTGGGCCCCCTTCCACCAGGAAGCCCTCCCCCTTGTGGGTGCGCACCTTGCCCCCCAGGCGGGGGCTTGCCTCCAGGAGGAGGAAGTCCACCCCTGCCTCCTTCAGGGCCAAGGCGGCGGAAAGCCCCGCCCATCCTCCTCCCACCACGGCTACCTGAGCCACGCTGCCTCCACCAGCTCCTTAAGCACCTGGATGTAGTCCAGATCGGCGTTGAGGCTCCGGGCCCGGATGAGCCTTAGTCCCACCTCCTGGGCGGTGGCCTGGGCCTCGAGGTCCAGGTCGTAGTAGACCTCCAGGTGGTCGGCGGGGAAGCCCACCGCCTGGACCACCACCTCCTCAAAGCCCTCCTCCCTTAGGGCCTTAAGGTGTTCGTTGATGTCGGGGCCAAGCCAGGGCTCGGGGGTGCGCCCTGCGGACTGGTAGGCCACGCTAAAGCGAGGCAGGGCAAGCCTCTTGGCGATGAGCTCCGCCGTCCTCTCCACCTGGCGGGGGTAGGGATCGCCCCGCTCCACCGCCGAGAGGGGGATGGAGTGGGCGGTGAAGACGTAGGCGGCCTTCCTCGGCTCCCTAAGCCGCCATATGGCCTCCTCAAGCCTCCTGGCGTAGGCGGCGATCAGGCCGGGATGGGCTTCGTAGCTTTCCACCCAGACCATCTCGATGGGCTCGGGGAGGGACTTTAGGGCGGCTTCCACCTTCTCCTGGTACTCCGCCACGCTCCTTAGGGAGTAATGGGGAGCGGCCACGATGGCCACCGCCCGCCTCACCCCGTCCTCGTGCATGGCGGCGACGGCCTCCCCGATGGAGGGGTGCCAGTGCTTGGTGCCCACGTAGACCCGGGCCGGTCCCTGGGGGATGCGGGGGCCGAAGGGGCCCAGGAGGCGCTTGGGGTAGGCGGGGGCCTCGAGGTTCAAAAGCGCCTGGAGCCTGATGGCCTGGGCCAGGGTGATCTCGTTCAAGGGGCTTTTGCCAATGGCGGCGTAGCGCTCTTCCAGCTCCCTCACCAGCTCCTCGGAAGGACGCCTTCCCCGGCGGATGTCCGTGTAGTAGGGTTCGATCTCTTCCGGGGTGTAGGGGGTGCCGTAGGCCATGAGGAGTACGTTCATGCTGCTTCCTCCTTTTCCTTGAGGAGTTCTACCACATAGCGCACGTGCTCCACCGGGGTGCCGGGCAGGATCCCGTGGCCCAGGTTGAAGATGTGCCCGGGCCGGCCAGCGTTTTCCGCAAGGATCCTTTCCACCTCCCGCCGGATCACCTCCTTGGGGGCGAAGAGGACCACGGGGTCCAGGTTGCCCTGGATGGGGGTTTGCCCCAGTGCCTCCCGGGCCCAGGCAAGGGGGGTGTGGTGGTCCAGGCCGATCACGTCCCCCCCGGCCTCCTGCATCTCCTTAAGAAGGCCCATGGTCCCCACCCCGAAGTGGATCACGGGCACCCCAAGGGGCCTTAGCTCCTGGAAGAGCCTGGCCATGTGGGGCTTCACGTACCGCCGGTAGTCCGCAGGGGATAGGGCCCCCACCCAGGAGTCGAAGACCTGGAGGAGATCGGCCCCCGCCTCCACCTGGGCCTTCAGGTAGCGGGCCATGGCCTGGGTAAGCTTGGTGAGAAGCCGGTGCCAGAGGGCTTCCTCCCGGTACATGAAGGCCTTGACCTCCTTGAACTGGCGGCTCGGCCCGCCCTCGATGAGGTAGCTGGCCAGGGTGAATGGAGCCCCGGCAAAGCCGATGAGGGGCACCTTAAGCTCCCTTTTCAGGAGGCGGATGGTTTCCAGCACGAAGGGCACGGCCTCTTCTGGCTCCAGGGGCCTTAGGGCCTCCACCCCCTTGGGATCCCGGATGGGCCGGTGGATGACGGGGCCTTTGCCCTCCACCAGGTCCAGCTCCACCCCCATCCCGTAGAGGGGGGTGGTGATGTCCGCAAAGAGGATGGCGGCATCCACCCCAAGCTGCCTCACCGGAAGAAGGGTCACCTCGGCGCAGACCTCGGGGTTCTGCACGATCTCCGGTAGGGTGTAGCGCTGTCGGATCTCCTGGTACTCCTTCTGGTAGCGCCCCGCCTGGCGCATGAACCAGACGGGGGGCCTCGAGGTGGGCCTGCCCCGGGCCGCCTGGAGGATGAGGTCGTTCACGCCCTCCATGCTAGCATGGGGCATGCGCTTCCTTTTTTTCCTCCTAACCTTAAGCCTAGGCCTAGCCCCCTTTGCCCGGGCCCAGGAAGACCCCGTGGTGGCCCAGGTGGGGCCCGAACACATCACCAAAAGCCAGTTTGAGCTCCGCTTTGGCCTCTTCGTCAAAAGCGCACTCCGGCAGCTTGGCCTCCCCGACACGGAGGAAACCCGCGCCCTCCTGGCCCAGTACCGGGCCCCTTACCTGCAGGCCCTGGCGGAGGAGCGGGCGCTTCTCTTGCTGGCCAGGCGCCAGGGTTTTTGGCCCATGCCCGACAGCGTGGAGGCCCGGGTGGCGGAGCTCGTGAAGGCCTTCCCCGAGGAGGAGGCCCTGCGGAAGGCCCTGGAGGGGGCAGGGGTGCCCGACCTGGCCACCTACCGCACCCTCCTGGCCGAGGCCATGGCCCTCGAGGCCCTGGAAGCCCATTACCGCACGGAGCTTAAGGTTTCCCCGGCGGCCCTGAAGGCCCTCTGGCTCCTTTCCCCGGAGTACCGCCACCCCGCCCTCTACTGCGCCCGGCACATCCTGGTGCCCACCCTCGAGGCGGCCAAGAAGGTCCTGGCCCGCCTGGCCAAGGGGGAGGCCTTCGCCCAGGTGGCCAAGGAGGTTTCCCAGGACCCGGGCTCCAAGGAAGCCGGGGGGGATCTTGGCTGCGAGCCGGAAGGCACCTACATCCCCGCCTTTGAAAAGGCCCTGCTATCCCTGAAGCCCGGGGAGGTTTCCCCTCCCGTGGGGACGGAGTTTGGCTTCCACGTGATCCTCCTGGAAAGGCTGGTACCCCCGGGCCGCTACCCCTTGGAGGAGGTGGCGGAGGAGCTGGCCCAGGGGGTGAAGGACAAGGCCTGGGAAAGGCTGGTCCGGTTCCTGATCCGCCCCTATCCCATCACCCTTTTCCCCGAGCGCCTATAGGGTTAGGAGGAGGGCCGCATCCCCCCTTGGGGCAGGGGCCAAGGCCAGGGCCTCCCCGGGGGCGTAGATGCCGCTTTGCCCCTCAAAGGTGAGGCCCAGAATCTCGCCGTTCAGCATGGGGTTCAGGAGGAGCCGGAGGTGTTCCCGGCCCACGAGCCTCTCCTGGGCGGAAGCCCTCCAGACCTCTCCTTCCCTTCGGGATCCATCCCAGGGCCAGGGGCGGTTCCAAGGGGCGGGGTTGGCGGAGGGTTGCAGGAGAACCTCTGCCCCCAGGGCGTCCAGCCGGGCCAGGTACCGCTCAAAAAAGCCGTCCAGGCAGATGAGGATGCCCACCCTGCCCGCCTGGGTTTCCACCAGGTGGGGGCCGAAAGTGCCCCGCCTGAGCCAGCGCTCAAGGGGCGTGGGTTCCATCTTGGGCACCTGGGCCAACAGGCGGCCTTCGGGGTTGAAGAAAAGGGCGAGGTTCTGGAAAAGGAGCGTGCGGGCAAACCGCCCCCGGGCCAGCTCCTCCTCGTAGGGCGGGGAGAGCAGGGTGCCCGCCAAAAGATAGGTGCCGAAGGCTTGGGCGGCTTCCGCCATCACCTCCCGGAAAACCCCGTAGGCCCGCCGGGCCCGCCTCCAGGGGAGAAGGGGGTTTTTCAGGAGGTCCCTGGGATGAAAATCCCCTTCCAGGTGGAGGAGGAGGGGAAGCCCAAAGAGCTCCGGGAAGGCAACCAGGCGGGGAGAGGAAGTGCCCTCGAGGCTTTCCAGCAAGGAGAAGACCCGCTCCCGGAAGGCCTCCTCCGTGCGGTAGAAGTCCGGCTTGACCTCCGCTTGGATGGCCAAGAGGGTGCGGAAGCGCACCCCTTCAGTCTAATGCCCCTGGGCCAGGCTCTGGGCCACGATGAAGGCCCCCATGGCCACCAGGAAAAGGGCAAACCCCCGCCTCAGGCCCCCCTGGGGTAGCCGCACCGCCAGCCGGCCGCCCAGGAAGCTTCCCAGGGTTCCCACTCCCACGAAGAGGAGGGCCACCCCGTAGTTGACGGCCAGGCCCAGCTCGGGCAAAAGGTGCAGGTACTTGTAGAAGCCGGCGAAGGACTTGAGGGCGATGATGAAGAGGCTGGTTCCGATGGCCAGGTGCATGGGAAGCCCTCCCAAAAGGACCAGGGCGGGCACGATGAGAAAGCCCCCGCCCACCCCCACGAAGCCGGTGAGGGCTCCCACCGAAAGCCCCTCCAGGAGGATCTTCCAGGGCTTGCGGCTTCCTTCCCCCTCGGCCCTTAGGGGGCTTGGCCGGGCCATGAGGTAGGCGGCAAGAAGCATCACCAGGGCGAAGGTGAGAAGCTGCACCTCCCCGGAAACGAAGCGGGAAAGCCAGGCCCCCAGGTAGGTGCCCGCCATGCCCGGAAGGCCGAAGAAGAACACGTTGCGCCAGTCCACCAGGCCCCTTAGAGCGTAGGGCAGGGCTCCCAGAAGGGCGATCCCCCCCACGATGAGAAGGCTTTCGGCGATGGCCTGCTTGGGGGGCTCCCCCAGGAGGTAGACCAGCACGGGCACGGTGAGAATAGACCCCCCTGAGCCCAGTAGCCCCAGGGAAAGCCCGATGAGAAGAGCGCCAAGAAGGGCTAGGCTCATCGCTCGATCGGCAAGCTCGCGCCCATCCAGGCGTAGGTGCCCCCCTCGAGGTTGTACACCCGTTCCCCGGGGAAGCCCTGGCCCACCAGGAAGTCCGCCGCCACCCCCGAGCGGTTGCCGGAGTTGCAGACCAGGAGGATGGGCCGGTCCTTGGGCAGGTCCTTAAGCCTTTGCGGCAGGGAGGAGAGGGGGATGTTCACCGCCCCGGGCACGTGCCCGTCCGCGTACTCCCAGGGCTCCCGCACGTCCACCACCAAGGCTTCCTGCAAAAGCTTTTCCGCCTCGTGGGGGCCCACCTCCTGGTACGGGGTGGCGGTGTAGCCCACCTCCACCGGGCTGGTGTCCACGGGGAGCCCTGCCCTGTACCAGTGGACGATGCCCCCCTCGAGGTTGTAGACGTTCCCGTAGCCCTGGGCGGTGAGCCAGGCGGCCGCCTGCCAGGAGCGGTTTCCCGTGCGGCAGTAGAGGACCACGGGCCGGTCCTTGGGGATTTCCCCGTAGCGGGCCATGAACTCAGAGAGGGGCACTAGGC
This sequence is a window from Thermus antranikianii DSM 12462. Protein-coding genes within it:
- a CDS encoding diguanylate cyclase, which translates into the protein MALPYPAIALGSIFLGLLAGILGYTGPYILPWLMIFTASTASMHGLGWGLLAAGVSTLLLFLFPGFDLVALALLLLSAWLAHGVGESLRKAHRQAKALAKNQRFLAEALEALPQAESRQALLESLPKRLAALGAGGHVGVWIPTSLGFHLLASVPPLALEEVPATGVLGRALQEARPIHVPDVRKEPSYIPAPGLQTLAELALPLWERGEVVAVLNLERPQPFAPEEVEGLKRFAQAVSLQLDRLADLEERRLISELSLRLQSATTLKEAAEKALALLLEALDLEIGVLWEARGAHMEALAHQGVDDPALLQVLREGLPYGQGLAWEVYHRESPLFTARYAEEPQAIPPLKALDWRTLAALPIPSSKAPRSRRVLVLGKKEERLWRKAEVELLLLACRTLGLGMERLTEKDRHESVNRLFLELLEKPPEELYGRILEEAVRQVPGSEAGSLLVWEEGAYHYKAALGYDLEGLQTVTFSQEDQLLWYGLGAERACQGEPRIMSLEERPIAEISHQTAPPEIIDAAGKAPEIKANLCLPIPYKGEVLAYLNLDNLHDPRAFGEDSLEAARFFAAPLASLLHESRSRKLLEESALTDYLTGLGNRRAFDRFLEEELKRAERYGYPLSLMILDLKGFKAVNDRLGHAVGDLALMKVAETLERERRNGDRLFRWGGDEFAAIFPHTSKKGAVAVALRYAKAIQDLCFNGLCLGVNIGVASYPEDGSTPDELLSAADTRMYEAKARGQVMVA
- a CDS encoding carbon-nitrogen hydrolase family protein, which codes for MRFRTLLAIQAEVKPDFYRTEEAFRERVFSLLESLEGTSSPRLVAFPELFGLPLLLHLEGDFHPRDLLKNPLLPWRRARRAYGVFREVMAEAAQAFGTYLLAGTLLSPPYEEELARGRFARTLLFQNLALFFNPEGRLLAQVPKMEPTPLERWLRRGTFGPHLVETQAGRVGILICLDGFFERYLARLDALGAEVLLQPSANPAPWNRPWPWDGSRREGEVWRASAQERLVGREHLRLLLNPMLNGEILGLTFEGQSGIYAPGEALALAPAPRGDAALLLTL
- a CDS encoding rhodanese-like domain-containing protein, with protein sequence MYEAEVKDLSPEEAKKLHDQGVAFIDVREVEEYAQARIPGAGLVPLSEFMARYGEIPKDRPVVLYCRTGNRSWQAAAWLTAQGYGNVYNLEGGIVHWYRAGLPVDTSPVEVGYTATPYQEVGPHEAEKLLQEALVVDVREPWEYADGHVPGAVNIPLSSLPQRLKDLPKDRPILLVCNSGNRSGVAADFLVGQGFPGERVYNLEGGTYAWMGASLPIER
- the hemH gene encoding ferrochelatase — encoded protein: MNVLLMAYGTPYTPEEIEPYYTDIRRGRRPSEELVRELEERYAAIGKSPLNEITLAQAIRLQALLNLEAPAYPKRLLGPFGPRIPQGPARVYVGTKHWHPSIGEAVAAMHEDGVRRAVAIVAAPHYSLRSVAEYQEKVEAALKSLPEPIEMVWVESYEAHPGLIAAYARRLEEAIWRLREPRKAAYVFTAHSIPLSAVERGDPYPRQVERTAELIAKRLALPRFSVAYQSAGRTPEPWLGPDINEHLKALREEGFEEVVVQAVGFPADHLEVYYDLDLEAQATAQEVGLRLIRARSLNADLDYIQVLKELVEAAWLR
- the hemG gene encoding protoporphyrinogen oxidase, with the protein product MAQVAVVGGGWAGLSAALALKEAGVDFLLLEASPRLGGKVRTHKGEGFLVEGGPDASVRYKKEVLELGERFGLTPIGTLPAKPAAWILRKGKAHPLPEGLLQIVPGDLKGLYRTSLLSLSGKLRALYDLFLPRGAKEDESLKEFVERRFGPEVFAALVAPLAGGIYGGEPEELSMRAAFPQLLDLERKHRSLILGAMRARRARGSREGGSLFFSFQEGLSTLTRKLAEEVAGKTLLGTPVLALEPLGGRYRLHTPRGPLEVEAVVLATPAPVAAHLLRPFLPEATALLKGIPHTPAATVSLAFKEALPVAGHGLLIAKGEGYRARGFTWTHQKWPGRAPEGFSLVRAYFSGEVARLSEAELARVALEDLRRFLGQEVRAERTWVFRFPEGMPAYRVGHLERMERLEMSLLKAPGLFLAGNYLEGVGLPEVVRSGRKAAQRALGYLALAPTP
- a CDS encoding sulfite exporter TauE/SafE family protein; translation: MSLALLGALLIGLSLGLLGSGGSILTVPVLVYLLGEPPKQAIAESLLIVGGIALLGALPYALRGLVDWRNVFFFGLPGMAGTYLGAWLSRFVSGEVQLLTFALVMLLAAYLMARPSPLRAEGEGSRKPWKILLEGLSVGALTGFVGVGGGFLIVPALVLLGGLPMHLAIGTSLFIIALKSFAGFYKYLHLLPELGLAVNYGVALLFVGVGTLGSFLGGRLAVRLPQGGLRRGFALFLVAMGAFIVAQSLAQGH
- the hemE gene encoding uroporphyrinogen decarboxylase encodes the protein MEGVNDLILQAARGRPTSRPPVWFMRQAGRYQKEYQEIRQRYTLPEIVQNPEVCAEVTLLPVRQLGVDAAILFADITTPLYGMGVELDLVEGKGPVIHRPIRDPKGVEALRPLEPEEAVPFVLETIRLLKRELKVPLIGFAGAPFTLASYLIEGGPSRQFKEVKAFMYREEALWHRLLTKLTQAMARYLKAQVEAGADLLQVFDSWVGALSPADYRRYVKPHMARLFQELRPLGVPVIHFGVGTMGLLKEMQEAGGDVIGLDHHTPLAWAREALGQTPIQGNLDPVVLFAPKEVIRREVERILAENAGRPGHIFNLGHGILPGTPVEHVRYVVELLKEKEEAA
- a CDS encoding EAL domain-containing protein; translated protein: MNVSPQELLDPTYAFRVAEALEETSCPPGRLVLEITETTLIPDERGRDATRALEALKALGISIFLDDFGSGYSSLERLAELPVDGVKLGQAFTQRLGIPPDPQSPPARVVGAVLALAQALGLQAIAEGIEDETILLYLKNLGFPLGQGYLLGRPDRL
- a CDS encoding diguanylate cyclase domain-containing protein; amino-acid sequence: MDKSWGLGPSQALLPLLRQGVKGLPQALEQVGRALRAHRAYLFRLEERQGIWYASQLSEWAGSDATPQIQNPELQNLPMREKGYGRWLDRFLEDRAVAGPVASFPEEERPLLEAQEIQSLLVVPIWVEGKLWGFLGVDDCQRIREFAPEEEAFLRLVAEALARALELWERARGLERLLEASPLYLARLDREGRLLYANATFKQAFPEGIFLPVAKALGAPNHLHTLRTHEGRVVEWSLLALPGPGQEVLEVLALGVDLTAKEEAEAREARWNLFRKNLLRVYETLMAEGLSESIFGLILEAALETVPAAQAGSVTVLLEDGCYHFVAAQGYDLETLRQVCLRPDEPLSPTGHKGAQVFTWKDLERFDTHLDERRRKVMEEAGRVREIKAILSVPVYLAGERKAFLYLDNFEREDAFTPLDLELAQAFASQLGLLLRRLELEGQIQHLAYHDPLTGLPNRLFFLEKLAQALKEEGPHLAVMYLDLDGLKLVNDLDGHAAGDEVIRVMAARLRAALRPRDLVARQGGDEFLVLLTGLKTSAEAVRIAERLLEVARIPIAMGARTYHLSTSLGIALGEPGLSPGELLKRADLALYRAKGEGKDRLAFFEPQLQEALRQEMNLLEALRQDLERGEGLWLAYQPIVDLRTGKRVALEALVRWRLAPPSVFIPLAERHRLMPELGEWVLRQAARLAGSWTGTA
- a CDS encoding peptidylprolyl isomerase; the protein is MRFLFFLLTLSLGLAPFARAQEDPVVAQVGPEHITKSQFELRFGLFVKSALRQLGLPDTEETRALLAQYRAPYLQALAEERALLLLARRQGFWPMPDSVEARVAELVKAFPEEEALRKALEGAGVPDLATYRTLLAEAMALEALEAHYRTELKVSPAALKALWLLSPEYRHPALYCARHILVPTLEAAKKVLARLAKGEAFAQVAKEVSQDPGSKEAGGDLGCEPEGTYIPAFEKALLSLKPGEVSPPVGTEFGFHVILLERLVPPGRYPLEEVAEELAQGVKDKAWERLVRFLIRPYPITLFPERL